A window of Mycolicibacterium holsaticum DSM 44478 = JCM 12374 genomic DNA:
AGTGGGCCGCGCAGATCAACCGCGCCGGGCAGGAGCAACCGCAGCCGCTGGTGCGGGGGCTCTTCGAAACCGAGATCGTGCGCCGACGGGAAGCCAGGCTGGTCACCGACGTTCAGCACGAGGCGCGCGTGCACCGGCCGATCGCCGAGGCGTCGCGCTCGAACTCGTATGTGGCCGCGCCGGTGATGGCGGGCGACCGGGTGGTGGCGCTCCTGCACACCGACCGCTACCTGCAGAAACGCGAGACCGATGCCGCCGACTGCGAGATGCTCGCGGCGTACGCCAAGGGGTTGGCGCTGGCCTTCAGCAGGGCCAGGGCGGCCGCCCAACTCGACGCGGTCGGCGGCGCGCTGCGGTCGGCGTCGCAGGAGTGCGACAACGCGGTGTCGAGCATGCACGATTTCGATCTGGACGAGACGGCCACCGCGGGTGAACCGGGTCGGGTGCTGGCCGGACCCACGCGCAGGGCGGTGCGGTCGGTGCGGGACCGGCTGACGTCGCGCGAGATCGAAATCCTCGAGCACATGGCCCACGGACGCACCAACGGCGCCATCGCCACCAAGCTGTTCATCTCGGAAGGCACCGTCAAACAACACGTCAAGCACATCTTGCGCAAGCTGGGCGCCGAGAACCGGGTCGAGGCCGTCTCGATGCTGTACCAGTCCGACGGGGCTTGACGACCATCAATCGACGATCTCGATGCGCAGCGACCGGGTCGGGCAGTTGGTGGCGGCTTCCTCGATTTCAAGGCGCCGGGTGATGTCGACGACCGTCTGCAGCACATGCATTTTGCCGTCGTCGCCGATCTCGAAGACGTCCGGTGCGGTCGCTTCACACAGCCCGATGCCTGCGCAGCGATCCGCGGAAAACACCACCCGGCAGGCGCTCATCGCGTTATCCCCGGATCGAACGGCATGCTCAACACCCCGCGGATGAAGTTGGTGCGCACCAATTCCGGTGCACCGGTGCAGAAATCCGGTGTCTGATCGCGGAGCTCGCGGAACAGCGAGCGCAACATCACCTTGGCCAACTGACTACCCAGGCAGTAGTGGATACCGCCGCCGCCGAACGCGATGTGCGGATTCGGTCGGCGATCGAGGTTCAAGGTGGTGGGGTCGTCGAACACCGTCTCGTCGCGGTTGCCCGATCCGTACATCATCACGACCTTGTCACCGGGCAGGATCTGCTGGCCACCCAGTTCGTAGGGCTCCACGGCGGTGCGGCG
This region includes:
- a CDS encoding LuxR C-terminal-related transcriptional regulator, whose product is MDREDRATSAGSAPTDERLRAVLAGLRSIADPDDPKWRPAAADARAILDDAWTALADVLDDNSDATALLTALRKLADADVALVRVRDASHRLGEALGCLESAPCSVAELMELAPHAVTRLGFDRAIFSRIVDGVWISHSVYVPDDPEWAAQINRAGQEQPQPLVRGLFETEIVRRREARLVTDVQHEARVHRPIAEASRSNSYVAAPVMAGDRVVALLHTDRYLQKRETDAADCEMLAAYAKGLALAFSRARAAAQLDAVGGALRSASQECDNAVSSMHDFDLDETATAGEPGRVLAGPTRRAVRSVRDRLTSREIEILEHMAHGRTNGAIATKLFISEGTVKQHVKHILRKLGAENRVEAVSMLYQSDGA
- a CDS encoding ferredoxin, translated to MSACRVVFSADRCAGIGLCEATAPDVFEIGDDGKMHVLQTVVDITRRLEIEEAATNCPTRSLRIEIVD